One region of Anaeromyxobacter paludicola genomic DNA includes:
- a CDS encoding ABC transporter permease — protein sequence MSGPAVVARDLTRRFGGFTAVDRVSFEVERGEIFGYLGANGAGKSTTIRMLTGLLAPSGGEARVAGHDVLAQPERVKSAIGYMSQKFSLYLDLPAGENLRFFAGAQGLAGRARAVRAEEVLERVGLRGREAEPTGALPGGARQRLALGCAILHRPEVLFLDEPTAGVDPLARRDFWALIRELAAGGTTVFVTTHYLDEAEYCRRIGLMVDGRLVALDSPAALKARWVPGVVLVARGRGLAPEALRRLPGVLAAEPFGAGLHVRIDPARLAPAQVETALRGAGAQGLVLAPAAPSLEDVFLAVVGGGAGPEAPRPLPGPPPLRGRGEEGGAGSEEDAAGTERGLRPADLPPRRAGRAGEGRPAGAATPAAPGRAARFLGRVAAMSFKEALHIRRDPRTLYLALVMPVVMLLLFGYGVSFDVDHLRLAVADADRTAASRALVRAFTTAGEFDRVAEVDPDRADDVFRRARAAAVLVVPRGYEERLAGGRPAQAELLVDGSDGNTANQILAKADAIARDEARRLAGGAARPPLEVQVLTRYNPGGRSAVYLVPGLAAYLLAIAAVLLTALTVAGEWERGSMEQLFASPVSRLEIVLGKLLPYLAIGLVQLLLVIAVGAVVFEVPIVGSVALLFALGLLFLAGMLAQGLLISVVTRNQLVATQAGALSSLLPSMLLSGMLFPIENMPAPLRALSRVVPARYLVHGLRGAMLKGNGLAVLWPDLLALAVFAVAVVALATARFQRRLA from the coding sequence GTGAGCGGCCCGGCCGTGGTGGCGCGCGACCTCACGCGCCGGTTCGGCGGGTTCACCGCCGTGGACCGGGTCTCGTTCGAGGTGGAGCGCGGGGAGATCTTCGGCTACCTGGGCGCGAACGGGGCCGGGAAGAGCACCACCATCCGGATGCTCACCGGCCTGCTCGCCCCGAGCGGCGGGGAGGCGCGGGTGGCGGGGCACGACGTGCTCGCCCAGCCGGAGCGGGTGAAGAGCGCCATCGGGTACATGTCGCAGAAGTTCTCGCTCTACCTCGACCTGCCGGCGGGCGAGAACCTGCGCTTCTTCGCCGGGGCGCAGGGGCTCGCCGGCCGCGCCCGGGCGGTCCGCGCCGAGGAGGTGCTCGAGCGGGTGGGGCTGCGGGGCCGCGAGGCGGAGCCGACCGGCGCGCTTCCGGGTGGCGCGCGCCAGCGGCTCGCGCTCGGGTGCGCCATCCTCCACCGCCCGGAGGTGCTCTTCCTGGACGAGCCGACCGCTGGGGTGGACCCGCTCGCCCGCCGCGACTTCTGGGCGCTCATCCGCGAGCTCGCCGCCGGGGGCACCACCGTCTTCGTCACCACCCACTACCTCGACGAGGCCGAGTACTGCCGCCGCATCGGCCTGATGGTGGACGGCCGGCTCGTGGCGCTCGACTCCCCGGCGGCGCTCAAGGCGCGCTGGGTGCCCGGGGTGGTGCTGGTGGCCCGCGGGCGCGGGCTCGCGCCGGAGGCGCTGCGGCGGCTGCCCGGCGTGCTCGCCGCCGAGCCGTTCGGGGCCGGCCTCCACGTGCGCATCGACCCGGCGCGGCTCGCGCCGGCGCAGGTGGAGACGGCGCTCCGCGGCGCCGGGGCGCAGGGGCTCGTGCTCGCGCCGGCGGCGCCCAGCCTGGAGGACGTGTTCCTGGCGGTGGTCGGCGGTGGCGCCGGCCCCGAGGCGCCGCGCCCCCTCCCTGGCCCTCCCCCGCTGCGCGGGAGAGGGGAAGAGGGCGGCGCGGGGAGCGAGGAGGACGCAGCGGGGACCGAGCGTGGGCTGCGCCCCGCGGACCTCCCTCCCCGCCGGGCGGGGAGGGCAGGGGAGGGGCGGCCAGCAGGCGCCGCGACGCCCGCCGCGCCGGGCCGGGCGGCCCGCTTCCTCGGACGCGTCGCCGCCATGTCCTTCAAGGAGGCGCTCCACATCCGGCGCGATCCGCGCACGCTCTACCTCGCGCTGGTCATGCCGGTGGTGATGCTCCTCCTCTTCGGCTACGGGGTGAGCTTCGACGTCGATCACCTGCGGCTCGCGGTGGCCGACGCCGACCGGACCGCCGCCTCGCGCGCGCTCGTCCGGGCCTTCACCACCGCCGGCGAGTTCGACCGGGTGGCCGAGGTGGACCCGGACCGGGCCGACGACGTCTTCCGGCGGGCGCGCGCGGCGGCGGTGCTGGTGGTCCCGCGCGGCTACGAGGAGCGGCTCGCGGGCGGCCGGCCGGCGCAGGCGGAGCTGCTCGTGGACGGCTCGGACGGGAACACCGCCAACCAGATCCTGGCCAAGGCCGACGCCATCGCCCGGGACGAGGCGCGGCGGCTCGCCGGCGGCGCGGCCCGGCCGCCGCTCGAGGTCCAGGTGCTGACGCGCTACAACCCGGGCGGCCGGTCCGCCGTCTACCTCGTGCCCGGGCTCGCGGCCTACCTGCTCGCCATCGCCGCGGTGCTCCTCACCGCGCTCACGGTGGCGGGCGAGTGGGAGCGCGGCTCGATGGAGCAGCTCTTCGCGTCGCCGGTGAGCCGGCTCGAGATCGTGCTCGGGAAGCTCTTGCCCTACCTCGCCATCGGGCTCGTGCAGCTCCTGCTCGTCATCGCGGTGGGCGCGGTGGTCTTCGAGGTGCCGATCGTGGGGAGCGTGGCGCTCCTGTTCGCCCTCGGGCTCCTCTTCCTCGCCGGGATGCTGGCGCAGGGGCTCCTCATCTCGGTCGTCACCCGCAACCAGCTCGTGGCCACCCAGGCCGGCGCGCTCTCCTCCCTGCTGCCCTCGATGCTCCTCTCCGGCATGCTCTTCCCCATCGAGAACATGCCGGCGCCGCTGCGGGCGCTCTCGCGCGTGGTCCCGGCGCGCTACCTCGTCCACGGGCTGCGCGGGGCGATGCTGAAGGGGAACGGGCTCGCGGTGCTCTGGCCGGACCTCCTCGCCCTCGCCGTGTTCGCCGTGGCGGTGGTGGCGCTCGCCACGGCGCGCTTCCAGCGGAGGCTGGCGTGA
- a CDS encoding ABC transporter permease, which translates to MSPAWVRLAAVARKEGLQTARDRRIVFMLVVAPLVQTILFGFAVDFQVDRVPAAVVDADRTPESRLHLRRLLADGTLSRARTLGDGAAALDALDRGEAALAVVLRPGFGEDLLAGRTARAQVVLDGTDPNRATVAGGAVSRYFGERGAELAAARAGRELPLRLVPRIAYNPSLRTPPFMIPGVLAMLLVVVTTIVTAMGLARERESGTLEQVLVTPLAPAELLAGKMVPFLVVGLFDVLLVLTVGALVFDLPLRGSLAVLAAGTLLYLLTTLGVGLLISTMSRNQQQAFLGGFLFTLPAVLLAGVVTPISSMPPPLRLVTFANPLRYYAEVSRAVLQKGAGAAELWPQLAALAVFGLAIFGAAALRFRRRLA; encoded by the coding sequence GTGAGCCCGGCCTGGGTGCGGCTCGCGGCGGTGGCCCGCAAGGAGGGGCTCCAGACGGCGCGGGACCGGCGCATCGTCTTCATGCTGGTGGTGGCCCCCCTCGTCCAGACCATCCTCTTCGGCTTCGCGGTGGACTTCCAGGTGGACCGGGTGCCGGCGGCGGTGGTGGACGCCGACCGGACGCCGGAGAGCCGGCTGCACCTGCGCCGGCTGCTCGCCGACGGCACGCTCTCGCGCGCGCGGACGCTCGGCGACGGGGCGGCGGCGCTCGACGCCCTCGACCGCGGGGAGGCGGCGCTGGCGGTGGTGCTCCGCCCCGGCTTCGGCGAGGACCTCCTGGCCGGCCGGACGGCCCGTGCGCAGGTGGTGCTCGACGGCACCGACCCCAACCGCGCCACCGTGGCCGGGGGGGCGGTGAGCCGCTACTTCGGCGAGCGCGGCGCGGAGCTGGCCGCGGCCCGCGCCGGGCGGGAGCTCCCGCTGCGGCTCGTGCCGCGCATCGCCTACAACCCCTCGCTCCGGACGCCGCCCTTCATGATCCCGGGCGTGCTGGCGATGCTGCTCGTGGTGGTGACCACCATCGTCACCGCCATGGGGCTCGCGCGGGAGCGCGAGTCGGGCACGCTCGAGCAGGTGCTGGTGACGCCGCTCGCGCCGGCCGAGCTCCTCGCCGGCAAGATGGTGCCCTTCCTCGTGGTCGGGCTCTTCGACGTGCTGCTCGTGCTCACCGTGGGCGCGCTGGTCTTCGACCTGCCGCTGCGGGGCAGCCTCGCCGTGCTCGCCGCCGGGACGCTGCTCTACCTGCTCACGACGCTCGGCGTCGGGCTCCTCATCTCGACGATGAGCCGCAACCAGCAGCAGGCCTTCCTGGGCGGGTTCCTCTTCACCTTGCCGGCGGTGCTGCTGGCCGGCGTGGTGACGCCCATCTCGAGCATGCCGCCCCCGCTGCGGCTCGTGACCTTCGCGAACCCGCTCCGCTACTACGCCGAGGTCTCGCGGGCGGTGCTGCAGAAGGGGGCGGGCGCGGCCGAGCTCTGGCCGCAGCTCGCCGCGCTGGCGGTGTTCGGGCTCGCCATCTTCGGCGCGGCGGCGCTGCGGTTCCGGCGGCGGCTCGCCTGA
- a CDS encoding alpha-ketoglutarate-dependent dioxygenase AlkB: MTDDLGFQPTLFDGGAPGFDRSFAGLRRIALDEASWVDHAPGWVSGSDRLFLEVLRACRWDQRSRWMYERELAEPRLTAPWELSSGAPLLPPLVDEMRRCLSARYGVLFDSAGFNLYRDGRDGVAWHADRIRPEVAAPVVVLVSLGEPRRFLLRPRGGGRSLAFRLGRGDLLVTGGEAQRAWEHAVPKVARAGPRVSIAFRHGLDPSVYGRPIPPPAPGDAP; encoded by the coding sequence ATGACCGACGACCTGGGCTTCCAGCCCACCCTCTTCGACGGCGGCGCCCCCGGCTTCGACCGGAGCTTCGCCGGGCTGCGCCGGATCGCGCTCGACGAGGCGTCGTGGGTGGACCACGCGCCGGGCTGGGTCTCGGGCTCCGACCGGCTCTTCCTCGAGGTGCTGCGCGCCTGCCGCTGGGACCAGCGCTCCCGCTGGATGTACGAGCGCGAGCTGGCCGAGCCGCGCCTCACCGCGCCCTGGGAGCTCTCCTCCGGCGCGCCGCTCCTCCCGCCGCTCGTGGACGAGATGCGCCGCTGCCTCTCGGCGCGCTACGGCGTCCTCTTCGACTCGGCCGGCTTCAACCTCTACCGCGATGGGCGCGACGGCGTGGCCTGGCACGCCGACCGGATCCGCCCGGAGGTGGCGGCGCCCGTCGTCGTGCTCGTCTCGCTGGGCGAGCCGCGGAGGTTCCTGCTGCGGCCCCGGGGCGGCGGCCGCTCGCTGGCCTTCCGGCTCGGCCGCGGCGACCTCCTCGTCACCGGCGGCGAGGCGCAGCGGGCCTGGGAGCACGCGGTGCCGAAGGTGGCGCGCGCCGGGCCGCGCGTCAGCATCGCCTTCCGGCACGGCCTCGACCCGAGCGTCTACGGGCGCCCCATCCCGCCGCCGGCGCCAGGGGACGCCCCCTGA
- the ric gene encoding iron-sulfur cluster repair di-iron protein, producing MTMIDRNETIAQIVTAHPAAARVFQKHGLDYCCHGNVKLPEACEPRGLDPERLFGEVEAALSASDAPAEDPRTLSTPALLARIIDRHHGYLRRTLPYVAPISAKVAKVHGAHDPRLVEVDRAFTELSAALLPHLDEEEQVLFPALASRAPDPALLARELDKMMTDHLAVGDLLARIRTLTDDFTLPEWGCNTYRVLLSELDAIEADTLAHVHLENHVLMPRFVPGN from the coding sequence ATGACCATGATCGACCGGAACGAGACCATCGCCCAGATCGTCACCGCGCACCCGGCGGCGGCGCGCGTCTTCCAGAAGCACGGACTCGACTACTGCTGCCACGGGAACGTGAAGCTCCCGGAGGCCTGCGAGCCCAGGGGGCTCGACCCCGAGCGGCTCTTCGGCGAGGTCGAGGCGGCGCTCTCCGCGAGCGACGCTCCCGCGGAGGACCCGCGCACCCTCTCCACGCCGGCGCTGCTCGCCCGCATCATCGACCGGCACCACGGCTACCTCCGGCGCACGCTGCCGTACGTGGCGCCCATCTCGGCCAAGGTGGCCAAGGTGCACGGCGCGCACGACCCGCGGCTCGTCGAGGTGGACCGCGCCTTCACCGAGCTCTCGGCCGCCCTCCTGCCCCACCTCGACGAGGAGGAGCAGGTGCTCTTCCCGGCGCTGGCGTCGCGCGCCCCCGACCCGGCGCTGCTCGCCCGCGAGCTCGACAAGATGATGACCGACCACCTCGCGGTCGGCGACCTCCTCGCGCGCATCCGGACGCTGACCGACGACTTCACCCTCCCGGAGTGGGGCTGCAACACCTACCGCGTCCTCCTGTCCGAGCTCGACGCCATCGAGGCCGACACCCTCGCGCACGTGCACCTCGAGAATCACGTGCTGATGCCCCGCTTCGTGCCGGGGAACTAG
- a CDS encoding alpha/beta fold hydrolase — protein MFELKQRSINGHQLAYLLEGEGPTLLLVHGIAGTSATWLEAMKRLASRHRVLAPDLLGHGASDKPEGDYSLGAHAAMLRDLLGSLGIPRVTVAGHSLGGGIAMQLAYQHPEICQAMILVSSGGLGRELNAALRLLALPGAELLLPLIAPAFVRDRGNALLAWIRDQGIRSPRIHEGWQAYTSLADPESRRAFVRELRSVVGYGGQVVSASDRLPLTAGLPTLIVWGDRDPIIPLSHGRAAHEAISGSRLEIFEGAGHFPHAEFPERFAEVVAEFMEHCERRPLRAGELPAPPPA, from the coding sequence ATGTTCGAGCTGAAACAGCGATCGATCAACGGCCACCAGCTCGCCTACCTGCTCGAAGGGGAGGGGCCCACCCTCCTGCTCGTCCATGGCATCGCTGGGACGTCGGCCACCTGGCTCGAGGCCATGAAGCGGCTCGCGTCCAGGCACCGGGTGCTGGCGCCGGACCTGCTCGGCCACGGGGCCTCGGACAAGCCGGAGGGGGATTACTCGCTGGGCGCCCACGCGGCGATGCTTCGCGATCTGCTGGGAAGCCTGGGGATACCGCGGGTGACGGTCGCCGGGCACTCCCTGGGCGGCGGCATCGCCATGCAGCTCGCCTACCAGCACCCGGAGATCTGCCAGGCCATGATCCTCGTGTCGAGCGGAGGGCTCGGGCGCGAGCTCAACGCCGCGCTCCGCCTGCTGGCCCTGCCTGGGGCCGAGCTCCTCCTGCCGCTCATCGCCCCGGCGTTCGTTCGCGACCGGGGCAACGCGCTCCTGGCGTGGATCCGGGACCAGGGGATCCGCTCGCCCCGCATCCACGAGGGCTGGCAGGCCTACACCTCGCTCGCGGACCCCGAGTCGCGACGCGCCTTCGTGCGCGAGCTGCGGTCGGTGGTCGGGTACGGCGGGCAGGTGGTGAGCGCGAGTGACCGGCTCCCTCTCACGGCCGGGCTGCCGACCCTCATCGTCTGGGGCGACCGCGATCCCATCATCCCCCTGAGCCACGGCCGCGCCGCGCACGAGGCCATCTCCGGAAGCCGCCTCGAGATCTTCGAGGGCGCCGGGCACTTCCCTCACGCCGAGTTCCCCGAGCGCTTCGCCGAGGTGGTCGCCGAGTTCATGGAGCACTGCGAGCGCAGGCCGCTTCGAGCCGGGGAGCTCCCGGCCCCGCCGCCGGCGTGA